The Streptomyces clavuligerus genome includes a region encoding these proteins:
- the sbnA gene encoding 2,3-diaminopropionate biosynthesis protein SbnA — translation MPIVTSPDQFHMEDLYVDLGAVLPQQLFLKCEGMNFAGSIKLKAAVEMMDAAEREGRLTEDSIVVESSSGNLGIALAMIAASRGYRFLCVTDIRCTTSARQLMESFGCQVHTVDTPHPESGYLGARLDRIRELCASDSRYVWLNQYTNNNNWVTHYRRTAPALAGAFPGLDVLFVGAGTTGTLMGCARYFRWKRPEVTVVAVDSVGSVSFGGPADRRMIPGLGAGVRPPLLNEYLVDDVVLVPEAETVRTCHHLASHGYLFGGSTGTVVRGAVRWLAEHPQDRPRTAVAISPDLGERYLDSVYDPGWVREHYGPDALTPSPRDSFPADGRTGSTTGSTTASATGSPTGSRSGAPADAPDGSPAGSRTGSFAVSAAAE, via the coding sequence GTGCCGATCGTCACCAGTCCGGACCAGTTCCACATGGAAGATCTGTATGTCGACCTGGGCGCGGTTCTGCCGCAGCAGCTCTTTCTCAAATGTGAGGGAATGAATTTCGCGGGATCCATCAAGCTGAAAGCGGCCGTCGAAATGATGGACGCCGCCGAGCGGGAGGGCCGGCTGACGGAGGATTCCATTGTCGTGGAATCGTCGTCCGGGAATCTGGGGATCGCGCTCGCCATGATCGCGGCAAGCCGCGGCTACCGCTTTCTGTGTGTGACCGACATACGGTGCACCACCTCGGCCCGTCAGCTGATGGAGTCCTTCGGATGCCAGGTGCACACCGTGGACACCCCCCACCCCGAGAGCGGTTATCTCGGTGCCCGGCTCGACCGCATCCGGGAGCTGTGCGCCTCCGACAGCCGCTATGTCTGGCTGAACCAGTACACGAACAACAACAACTGGGTCACGCACTACCGGCGGACCGCCCCCGCTCTCGCCGGCGCCTTCCCCGGGCTGGACGTGCTCTTCGTCGGCGCGGGCACCACCGGCACCCTGATGGGCTGCGCCCGCTACTTCCGGTGGAAGCGGCCCGAGGTCACCGTCGTGGCGGTCGACTCGGTCGGTTCGGTCTCCTTCGGCGGCCCCGCCGACCGGCGCATGATCCCCGGCCTCGGCGCCGGGGTACGGCCCCCGCTGCTGAACGAGTACCTCGTCGACGACGTCGTGCTCGTGCCGGAAGCGGAGACCGTCCGGACCTGCCACCACCTGGCCTCGCACGGCTATCTCTTCGGAGGCTCCACGGGAACGGTGGTGCGCGGCGCCGTACGGTGGCTCGCCGAACATCCGCAGGACCGGCCGCGCACGGCGGTCGCCATCTCCCCGGACCTCGGGGAACGCTATCTCGACTCGGTCTACGACCCCGGCTGGGTCCGGGAGCACTACGGCCCGGACGCGCTCACGCCCTCCCCACGGGACTCCTTCCCCGCCGACGGGCGGACCGGCTCCACCACCGGCTCCACCACCGCCTCCGCCACAGGTTCCCCCACCGGCTCCCGGTCCGGAGCCCCGGCCGATGCCCCGGACGGCTCGCCCGCGGGCTCCCGGACCGGCTCCTTCGCCGTCTCCGCCGCCGCGGAGTGA
- a CDS encoding acyl-CoA dehydrogenase family protein, whose product MDFDLTPEQREFCANLETFALKELNDGLVERDREGVFAAENWRKCADIGLLGLPVPVEHGGLAADATTMMTALESLGYGCRDNGLIFSLHAHLWAGTSPIVRFGSPGQRERYLPGMCAGDVIAGHAMTEPGSGSDAFAMATTVTRTGGTYVLNGSKVFVSNAPIADVLLVFAVDPAKRGFAGVSAFLVDRDTPGLTVSRPVSKMGLRTSPMGEVHLDGCEVAADALLGPEGAGMAVFNWTMERERSFILASALGTMRRDLERCVDHARTRGQFGRPIGSFQAVSHRIVDMRMRLDAARLLLHRLAWQIDNDRPTKVEAALAKVFVSEAFVQSGLDAVQIHGGYGYTTEYELERDLRDALASRIYSGTSEIQRNLAAHHMGLTTRTTGRRPTGRKN is encoded by the coding sequence GTGGACTTCGACCTGACACCGGAACAGCGGGAGTTCTGCGCCAACCTGGAGACATTCGCGCTCAAGGAACTCAACGACGGCCTCGTGGAACGTGACCGAGAGGGAGTGTTCGCCGCCGAGAACTGGCGCAAGTGCGCGGACATCGGCCTACTGGGGCTGCCGGTGCCCGTCGAGCACGGTGGACTGGCGGCCGACGCCACGACCATGATGACCGCGCTGGAGAGCCTGGGCTACGGCTGCCGCGACAACGGCCTCATCTTCTCGCTCCACGCCCATCTGTGGGCGGGTACCTCACCGATCGTCCGGTTCGGCTCGCCCGGGCAGCGGGAACGCTACCTGCCCGGTATGTGCGCGGGTGACGTGATCGCCGGGCACGCCATGACCGAGCCCGGCTCCGGATCCGACGCCTTCGCCATGGCGACGACCGTGACCAGGACGGGCGGCACCTATGTCCTCAACGGCTCCAAGGTGTTCGTGTCGAACGCGCCGATCGCCGATGTGCTGCTCGTCTTCGCCGTGGACCCCGCCAAACGAGGCTTCGCCGGGGTCAGCGCCTTCCTCGTGGACCGGGACACCCCGGGGCTCACGGTGTCCCGGCCGGTCTCGAAGATGGGGCTGCGCACCTCCCCCATGGGTGAGGTCCACCTGGACGGCTGCGAGGTGGCCGCCGACGCGCTGCTCGGCCCCGAGGGCGCCGGCATGGCGGTGTTCAACTGGACCATGGAGCGGGAACGCAGTTTCATACTCGCCAGCGCGCTGGGCACCATGCGGCGCGACTTGGAGCGCTGTGTCGACCACGCGCGGACACGCGGCCAGTTCGGCCGGCCGATCGGTTCGTTCCAGGCGGTGTCCCACCGCATCGTCGACATGCGGATGCGGCTCGACGCGGCACGGCTGCTGCTGCACCGACTGGCCTGGCAGATCGACAACGATCGGCCCACCAAGGTGGAAGCCGCGCTGGCCAAGGTCTTCGTGAGTGAGGCATTCGTCCAGTCCGGCCTGGACGCCGTCCAGATCCACGGCGGCTACGGCTACACCACCGAGTACGAGCTGGAACGCGATCTCCGGGACGCCCTCGCCTCCCGCATCTACTCGGGCACCAGCGAGATCCAGCGGAATCTCGCGGCTCATCACATGGGGCTCACCACACGCACCACCGGCCGACGACCAACCGGAAGGAAGAACTAG
- a CDS encoding amino acid adenylation domain-containing protein: MSTGAQAAPGALHELLRRAATAHPARLAVVDGPREYSYAELDDRSDRLAALLERTGVGPGDRVGLHLDKSFEAIVGIYGALKAGACYVPLDPQAPESRLRVIAEDCGITVLLTGPRRVGGAGLTGLPRLKAVIDLTVDEVRDGTSAGPVTERPAGTAGPEDLAYILCTSGSTGRPKGVTLTHGNALAFVDWAVTAFGLTPEDRLSGHAPLHFDLSVFDVFGAAAGAATLVLVDSRAAVFPVELTDFIRRNRLTVWYSVPSALTLLLRQGGLTEGCFPDLRLVLFAGEVFPSPVLREVMGLLPGARFVNLYGPTETNVCTWYEVTEPPASDGSLPIGRAIEGVETAAVTDTGCVAGPGEVGELLVSGPTVMRGYWGDPQRTDEVLVPAPEGFIRPLAYRTGDLVRVGTDGNLTFLGRRDHQVKTRGYRVELGEVEAALNAQPAVAECAVIAVPDELVTHRLVACVVPAGEVKAARLARDSRNRLPRYMVPDRFEFFDELPRTSTDKTDRRALAEEVARRRSAAGI; encoded by the coding sequence ATGAGCACCGGTGCCCAGGCCGCACCCGGCGCCCTGCACGAGCTCCTTCGGAGGGCGGCGACGGCCCACCCGGCGCGCCTCGCCGTGGTGGACGGGCCGCGTGAGTACAGCTACGCCGAACTCGACGACAGATCGGACCGGCTGGCGGCCTTGCTGGAGCGGACCGGAGTCGGCCCCGGCGACCGGGTGGGTCTTCACCTCGACAAGTCATTCGAGGCGATCGTCGGGATCTACGGGGCGCTGAAGGCGGGCGCCTGCTATGTGCCGCTCGACCCCCAGGCGCCCGAGAGCAGACTGCGCGTCATCGCCGAGGACTGCGGGATCACGGTGCTGCTCACCGGTCCTCGACGCGTCGGCGGGGCCGGTCTGACCGGTCTTCCCCGGCTGAAGGCCGTGATCGACCTGACAGTCGACGAAGTCCGCGACGGCACGTCGGCAGGACCGGTCACCGAGCGGCCCGCGGGAACGGCAGGCCCGGAAGACCTCGCCTACATCCTCTGCACCTCGGGCTCCACGGGCAGGCCCAAGGGCGTCACACTCACGCACGGGAACGCGCTGGCCTTTGTCGACTGGGCGGTGACCGCCTTCGGACTGACGCCTGAGGACCGGCTGTCCGGCCACGCGCCCCTGCACTTCGACCTGTCGGTGTTCGACGTCTTCGGTGCGGCGGCAGGTGCGGCGACTCTGGTGCTCGTGGACTCCCGTGCCGCGGTGTTCCCCGTGGAACTGACGGATTTCATCCGTCGAAACCGATTGACCGTCTGGTATTCGGTGCCGTCGGCGCTGACCCTCCTGCTGCGCCAGGGCGGGCTGACCGAGGGCTGCTTCCCCGATCTGCGCCTGGTGCTGTTCGCGGGCGAGGTCTTCCCCAGCCCGGTACTGCGCGAGGTGATGGGGCTCCTCCCCGGGGCCCGATTCGTCAATTTGTACGGCCCCACCGAAACGAACGTCTGTACCTGGTACGAAGTGACGGAACCGCCCGCGTCGGACGGGTCCCTCCCCATCGGACGGGCGATCGAGGGTGTCGAAACGGCCGCCGTGACCGACACCGGCTGTGTGGCGGGGCCGGGTGAAGTGGGCGAACTCCTGGTCAGCGGGCCCACGGTGATGCGCGGTTACTGGGGCGACCCCCAGCGCACCGACGAGGTGCTCGTGCCCGCTCCCGAAGGGTTCATCCGGCCGCTCGCCTACCGGACGGGAGATCTGGTCCGAGTGGGGACGGACGGAAACCTCACCTTCCTCGGACGCCGCGATCATCAAGTCAAGACACGCGGCTACCGGGTGGAACTCGGAGAGGTGGAGGCGGCGCTCAACGCGCAGCCCGCGGTGGCGGAGTGTGCCGTGATCGCGGTTCCCGACGAACTGGTGACGCACCGACTGGTCGCCTGCGTCGTGCCTGCGGGAGAGGTGAAAGCCGCACGCCTGGCCCGGGACAGCCGCAATCGGCTGCCCCGGTACATGGTGCCGGACCGCTTCGAGTTCTTCGACGAACTGCCCAGGACCTCGACCGACAAGACCGACCGGCGGGCACTCGCGGAGGAGGTCGCCCGCAGACGGTCCGCCGCGGGTATCTGA
- the sbnB gene encoding 2,3-diaminopropionate biosynthesis protein SbnB, translating into MSDSPEREPMARSSDGAGVPAFSVVSGAQVKKVLTGHEREVTELVEAAYLLHGVGRTVNPPSYFLRFPDRPSARIIALPASLGGEAAVDGVKWISSFPENVVKGVPRASAVLILNDPGTGYPFACLESSVISAARTAASAALAADRITRSRGGARPRRIGFIGTGLIARYVHTYLVGNGWDFDTVGIHDLSAEHAEGFRDAVRRSGATGEIVVHGGAEELIRASDLVVFATVAATPHVHEPAWFDHAPLVLHLSLRDLSPDVILRSVNVVDDVEHCLKADTSPHLAEQRTGHRDFIDGTLCEVIRGTVRIPGDRPVVFSPFGLGVLDLAVGRHVWEKTRERGELTVVDSFFDELRRYG; encoded by the coding sequence ATGAGTGATTCACCGGAACGGGAACCGATGGCGCGGTCTTCGGACGGTGCGGGAGTCCCGGCGTTCAGCGTGGTGTCCGGTGCGCAGGTCAAGAAGGTGCTGACGGGGCACGAGAGGGAGGTCACGGAACTCGTCGAGGCCGCCTACCTCCTGCACGGCGTCGGCCGGACGGTCAACCCGCCCTCGTACTTCCTCCGCTTTCCCGACCGGCCGTCCGCGCGGATCATCGCACTGCCGGCCTCCCTCGGGGGCGAGGCCGCGGTGGACGGCGTCAAGTGGATATCCAGCTTCCCGGAAAACGTTGTCAAAGGGGTGCCGCGGGCCTCGGCGGTACTGATCCTCAACGACCCCGGGACCGGCTATCCCTTCGCCTGCCTGGAGAGTTCCGTCATCAGCGCGGCGCGTACCGCCGCGTCCGCCGCGCTCGCCGCGGACCGGATCACCCGGAGCCGGGGCGGGGCGCGGCCCCGGCGGATCGGCTTCATCGGCACTGGGCTGATCGCCCGCTATGTCCACACCTATCTGGTGGGCAACGGCTGGGACTTCGACACCGTCGGCATCCACGACCTGTCCGCCGAGCACGCCGAGGGGTTCCGCGACGCCGTGCGGCGGAGCGGGGCCACCGGCGAGATCGTCGTCCACGGCGGGGCGGAGGAGCTGATCAGGGCGTCCGACCTGGTGGTCTTCGCCACCGTCGCCGCCACCCCGCATGTCCACGAGCCCGCGTGGTTCGACCACGCCCCGCTGGTCCTGCATCTCTCGCTGCGCGATCTGTCGCCGGACGTCATTCTGCGGTCGGTCAACGTGGTCGACGATGTCGAGCACTGTCTGAAGGCGGACACCTCGCCGCACCTCGCCGAACAGCGGACCGGACATCGCGATTTCATCGACGGCACCTTGTGCGAGGTGATCCGCGGCACCGTCCGGATCCCCGGCGACCGGCCCGTCGTCTTCTCCCCGTTCGGCCTCGGAGTACTCGATCTCGCGGTGGGCCGGCATGTGTGGGAGAAGACCCGCGAACGGGGGGAGCTGACCGTTGTCGACAGCTTCTTCGATGAATTGCGCCGCTACGGATGA
- a CDS encoding FAD-dependent oxidoreductase — protein sequence MSRYDVIVVGAGVAGSLVAHRLGRRGRRVLVLEAGVDAADPGRGEPDPFTAYLTAPVKGPDAPYRPHPAASWPAMTDLTGTAGPPGFRMTGHLLQNGPLPYGSGYLRVNGGTGNVWTGLAPRMLPEDFDTEPFGYGRRWPIGYDDLEPHYRAAEAELGVAADADEQREHTGLPLPGAPVGRPPGPRNRVFRRSIPRECRIPFPMSTPHPAWRFRPIAERCGPQGSPSFVQEERCMIEPDSAGCRCAGGEIGQTGSAPGRRSR from the coding sequence GTGAGCCGGTACGACGTGATCGTGGTCGGCGCGGGGGTGGCGGGCTCGCTCGTCGCGCACCGGCTGGGCCGGCGCGGCCGCCGGGTCCTGGTCCTGGAGGCCGGGGTGGACGCCGCCGACCCCGGCCGGGGCGAACCGGACCCGTTCACCGCCTATCTGACCGCGCCGGTCAAGGGCCCCGACGCCCCCTACCGGCCGCACCCCGCCGCCTCCTGGCCCGCGATGACCGACCTCACCGGCACCGCCGGACCCCCCGGCTTCCGGATGACGGGCCATCTGCTCCAGAACGGCCCCCTGCCCTACGGCAGCGGCTATCTGCGGGTCAACGGCGGCACCGGCAACGTCTGGACCGGACTCGCGCCGCGCATGCTGCCCGAGGACTTCGACACCGAGCCCTTCGGCTACGGACGGCGCTGGCCGATCGGCTACGACGACCTCGAACCCCACTACCGCGCGGCCGAGGCGGAGCTCGGTGTCGCCGCCGACGCCGACGAACAGCGGGAACACACCGGACTGCCGCTCCCCGGGGCGCCCGTCGGCCGGCCCCCGGGGCCGCGGAACCGCGTGTTTCGGCGGAGCATTCCGAGGGAATGCCGAATTCCCTTCCCGATGTCAACACCTCACCCTGCATGGCGTTTTCGGCCAATCGCCGAACGATGTGGGCCACAGGGCTCTCCTTCGTTTGTGCAGGAAGAACGGTGCATGATCGAACCGGATTCGGCCGGGTGTCGGTGCGCAGGCGGTGAAATCGGCCAGACGGGCTCCGCCCCAGGTCGGAGATCACGGTAG
- a CDS encoding acyl carrier protein yields the protein MEKTTGTDVKEAVRTFIREELEWSGPEEHLQDGASLIDFGVIDSLSLMELGLWIGDRFGFTVEDTDMTAANFDTLDAIEAFVRRGSRT from the coding sequence ATGGAGAAGACCACGGGCACCGACGTCAAGGAAGCGGTTCGCACGTTCATCCGGGAGGAACTGGAGTGGTCGGGGCCAGAGGAGCACCTCCAGGACGGCGCCTCGCTGATCGACTTCGGAGTCATCGACTCCCTCAGCCTCATGGAACTGGGCCTCTGGATCGGGGACCGCTTCGGATTCACGGTCGAGGACACGGACATGACCGCCGCCAACTTCGACACCCTCGATGCGATCGAAGCCTTCGTCCGGCGTGGTTCCCGGACATGA
- a CDS encoding aminotransferase class I/II-fold pyridoxal phosphate-dependent enzyme, protein MGNSDMALKADLSALEKTYLRWESEGVSPFFPVVESNGDNTVTIEPHGELVMFGSCDYLGLSQHPALKAGAVEAIEQFGTNTYASQLICGHTRIHQTIEATLGKMSGGRAALMFPSGMSASAGAVSTLASSEDVVINDRLAHSSLFMGSRLSGAEVRTFPHNSMKRLETILGQCADKRRRIIVVDGLYSADGDYAPLDRITELAEAYDALVVVDEAHSFGSIGPNGLGVADHFGVLDRIDVIIGTMSKTLGSIGGFVLTHDWFERELRYMSPSYTSSRGSAPAVAGATLASLRLLEEQGNRLRAQLNSNTEFITERLRAAGFDLLNTRSHIVPVVVGPEDKTVAVAKWLMGRGVLVAPFVYPHVAAGTGRLRVGVSSRHTADECELLISALTEAKREFGF, encoded by the coding sequence ATGGGGAACTCTGACATGGCGCTCAAGGCTGATCTCTCCGCGCTGGAGAAGACCTATCTCCGCTGGGAGTCGGAAGGCGTCTCGCCTTTCTTTCCCGTCGTGGAGTCCAACGGGGACAACACCGTGACGATCGAGCCCCACGGGGAACTCGTGATGTTCGGCTCCTGCGACTATCTGGGGCTCTCCCAGCACCCCGCGCTGAAGGCCGGGGCCGTCGAGGCGATCGAGCAGTTCGGCACCAACACCTATGCCTCCCAGCTGATATGCGGTCACACCAGAATCCATCAGACCATCGAGGCGACCCTCGGCAAGATGTCGGGGGGGAGGGCCGCCCTGATGTTCCCGTCGGGCATGTCCGCGTCGGCCGGAGCCGTCTCCACGCTCGCTTCGAGCGAGGACGTGGTGATCAACGACCGGCTCGCCCACAGCTCGCTCTTCATGGGCAGCCGTCTCTCCGGCGCGGAGGTACGGACCTTCCCCCACAACAGCATGAAGCGTCTGGAGACCATTCTCGGCCAGTGTGCTGACAAGCGGCGTCGCATCATCGTGGTCGACGGGCTGTACAGCGCGGACGGCGACTACGCGCCCCTGGACCGGATCACCGAACTGGCCGAGGCCTACGACGCACTGGTCGTCGTCGACGAGGCGCACTCCTTCGGCTCGATCGGCCCCAACGGGCTGGGAGTGGCGGACCACTTCGGGGTACTCGACCGGATCGACGTGATCATCGGCACCATGAGCAAGACCCTGGGCAGCATCGGCGGATTCGTGCTCACCCATGACTGGTTCGAGCGGGAACTGCGCTACATGTCTCCCTCGTACACGTCGTCACGCGGATCGGCGCCGGCGGTGGCCGGTGCCACCCTGGCGTCCCTGCGGCTCCTGGAGGAGCAGGGCAACCGGCTCCGGGCACAGCTGAACAGCAACACGGAGTTCATCACCGAGCGCCTGCGCGCCGCAGGGTTCGATCTGCTGAACACGCGCAGCCACATCGTGCCCGTGGTCGTCGGGCCGGAGGACAAGACGGTCGCCGTGGCGAAGTGGCTCATGGGCCGCGGGGTGCTCGTCGCCCCCTTCGTCTATCCGCACGTCGCGGCGGGCACCGGCCGGCTGCGGGTCGGTGTCTCCAGCCGGCACACCGCGGACGAGTGTGAACTGCTGATATCGGCACTGACCGAGGCGAAGCGGGAATTCGGCTTCTGA
- the sbnB gene encoding 2,3-diaminopropionate biosynthesis protein SbnB produces the protein MFSFHVVPGTAVHRILTTDREGVIAAVRSAYLSHRAGSTVNPDSYFLRFPEKPDSRIIALPAYLGDDVQVAGIKWISSFPANTRRGVPRASAVLVLNDYETGQPFACLEAAGISAARTAASAALAASALRPGGYAGTRIAVVGAGVIARTVCDYLHTVGCVPDSYVIHDLDETSGRALAGHVRSELGLPAVFTPELGEACAADTVLFATTALKPYVTEPFRPGQLVLNISLRDLAPEVVLAAENFVDDVDHCLKADTSPHLAERLSGGRDFIKGTLADVLAGRLAPDPGRPVVFSPFGLGVLDLAVGALVLGRARETGAAVEVPEFFGETTRW, from the coding sequence ATGTTTTCCTTCCATGTGGTGCCCGGAACAGCGGTCCACCGGATCCTCACGACCGACCGCGAGGGCGTGATCGCCGCGGTACGGAGCGCGTATCTGAGCCATCGCGCGGGCTCCACGGTCAACCCTGACAGCTACTTCCTCCGGTTCCCCGAGAAGCCGGACTCCAGGATCATCGCCCTGCCCGCCTATCTCGGTGACGATGTCCAAGTCGCCGGCATCAAATGGATATCCAGCTTTCCCGCGAACACCCGAAGAGGCGTGCCCAGAGCGTCGGCCGTACTCGTCCTCAACGACTACGAGACGGGCCAGCCCTTCGCATGCCTCGAAGCAGCAGGCATCAGCGCGGCGAGAACCGCCGCCTCCGCGGCGCTCGCGGCGTCCGCGCTGCGCCCCGGCGGGTACGCGGGAACACGGATCGCGGTGGTGGGGGCCGGGGTGATCGCCCGTACCGTCTGCGACTACCTCCACACGGTCGGCTGCGTGCCGGACTCCTACGTCATCCACGATCTCGACGAGACGTCGGGGCGGGCGCTGGCCGGTCATGTGCGGAGCGAGCTGGGCCTGCCCGCCGTCTTCACCCCCGAGCTGGGCGAGGCGTGCGCGGCAGACACCGTGCTCTTCGCCACGACGGCCCTGAAGCCCTATGTGACCGAGCCGTTCAGGCCCGGGCAGCTGGTCCTCAACATCTCCCTGCGGGACCTCGCCCCCGAGGTGGTGCTGGCCGCGGAGAACTTCGTCGACGACGTCGACCACTGCCTGAAGGCCGACACCTCACCTCATCTCGCGGAGCGGCTCTCCGGGGGAAGGGATTTCATCAAGGGGACCCTCGCGGATGTGCTGGCCGGCCGGCTGGCCCCGGACCCGGGCCGCCCGGTGGTCTTCTCGCCGTTCGGGCTCGGTGTGCTCGACCTCGCGGTGGGTGCCCTGGTGCTGGGCCGAGCCCGGGAGACCGGGGCAGCGGTGGAGGTGCCGGAATTCTTCGGCGAGACCACTCGGTGGTGA
- a CDS encoding non-ribosomal peptide synthetase yields MPYVPTGPPWPSCGLYELIARQADRTPGREAVRCGPRSLSYRDLVDAAQTVADRLLRRGAGPGDRIAVSVGRSTDLPVALLGVLRSGAAFVPVDPAYPAQRREDMLRDAGALLTVTTSRYAGPLRAPGTPVPDGAPAPNAALGPDAIPAPDRILVLDEAEPDTPADGAPPAPPLRSAGPDDLAYLMYTSGSTGRPKAVAVDHRCLVKGVLAMASPVRPGPDDIWLSLTSASFDPVLVDLFLPLVTGGSVVMAEEHQLLDGAALGELLDSSGATVLQATPLVWSMIVDGGWRGTLRVALCGGEPLTPALAAELCRRSDRVWNIYGPTETTIWSTAHPVTPADRSTVPVGLPLPDTTVHLLDEERRPVAPGERGEVWIGGGGVARGYAGRPELTGERFVPDPFGPPGGRLYRTGDLGRQGPGGALELLGRADHQVKIRGHRVEPGEIESWLAEEESVAEAVVLPRPDGGQLRLVAYVRPRRGFVCAEARLREHAALRLPRPMLPAAYVTVDTWPRTPNGKIDRRALPEPVTPAPPPTAGGTHGPDGPDEPDGGGDAAPANGTVRVLAGIWQDVLGTAAPPGPEAGFFALGGTSLDITRVVKSVRVRFGVRVNAVRMMRAESLAGQAALVRAAVTAATGEPAPGPGREPVPGPGPAPEPGSVSEPDSASEPGPAPELGSESDRPLPAQKPGPRPGPGPEPVPQP; encoded by the coding sequence ATGCCGTACGTGCCCACCGGGCCACCGTGGCCGTCATGCGGCCTGTACGAACTGATCGCCCGCCAGGCGGACCGCACCCCCGGCCGGGAAGCGGTGCGCTGCGGACCGCGCTCCCTGAGCTACCGGGACCTCGTCGACGCCGCGCAGACGGTCGCCGACCGGCTGCTCCGGCGGGGCGCGGGCCCCGGCGACCGGATCGCCGTGAGCGTGGGCCGCTCGACCGACCTCCCCGTGGCCCTGCTGGGAGTACTCCGGTCGGGGGCCGCCTTCGTCCCCGTCGACCCGGCCTACCCCGCGCAGCGGCGCGAGGACATGCTGCGGGACGCGGGCGCGCTGCTCACTGTCACCACCAGCCGGTACGCCGGCCCGCTCCGCGCCCCCGGGACACCCGTCCCGGACGGGGCCCCGGCCCCGAACGCGGCCCTCGGCCCGGACGCGATCCCCGCCCCGGACCGGATCCTCGTTCTGGACGAGGCGGAACCGGACACCCCGGCGGACGGCGCGCCCCCGGCGCCACCGCTCCGGAGCGCCGGGCCGGACGACCTCGCCTATCTGATGTACACCTCCGGCTCGACGGGCCGGCCCAAGGCGGTCGCCGTGGACCACCGTTGCCTGGTCAAGGGGGTGCTCGCCATGGCATCCCCGGTCCGCCCCGGGCCGGACGACATCTGGCTCTCGCTGACGTCGGCCTCCTTCGACCCCGTTCTCGTCGACCTCTTCCTTCCGCTCGTCACCGGCGGGTCCGTGGTCATGGCGGAGGAGCACCAGCTCCTCGACGGAGCGGCGCTCGGCGAACTGCTCGACAGCAGCGGGGCGACGGTCCTCCAGGCCACCCCGCTGGTCTGGAGCATGATCGTCGACGGGGGGTGGCGCGGCACCCTGCGCGTCGCCCTGTGCGGCGGGGAACCGCTCACGCCCGCGCTGGCGGCCGAGTTGTGCCGCAGGTCGGACCGGGTGTGGAACATCTACGGGCCGACCGAGACCACCATCTGGTCGACCGCCCACCCCGTCACCCCCGCCGACCGGAGCACCGTCCCGGTCGGGCTGCCGCTGCCCGACACCACCGTCCACCTCCTGGACGAGGAGCGCCGGCCGGTCGCCCCGGGGGAGCGCGGGGAGGTCTGGATCGGCGGCGGCGGTGTCGCCCGCGGCTACGCGGGACGGCCGGAGCTGACCGGCGAGCGCTTTGTGCCCGACCCCTTCGGCCCGCCGGGCGGCAGGCTCTACCGCACGGGCGACCTGGGGCGGCAGGGCCCCGGCGGAGCGCTCGAACTCCTCGGCCGCGCGGACCACCAGGTGAAGATCCGCGGACACCGGGTGGAGCCCGGGGAGATCGAGAGCTGGCTGGCGGAGGAGGAGTCCGTGGCGGAGGCGGTGGTGCTGCCCCGGCCGGACGGCGGGCAGTTGAGGCTGGTGGCCTATGTACGGCCGAGGCGCGGCTTTGTCTGCGCGGAGGCCCGGCTCCGGGAGCACGCGGCGCTCCGGCTGCCCCGCCCCATGCTGCCCGCCGCGTACGTCACGGTCGACACCTGGCCGCGCACCCCCAACGGGAAGATCGACCGGCGGGCGCTGCCGGAGCCGGTCACCCCGGCCCCGCCCCCGACGGCAGGCGGCACACACGGGCCGGACGGGCCGGACGAGCCGGACGGTGGCGGTGACGCGGCCCCGGCGAACGGGACCGTCCGCGTGCTCGCGGGCATCTGGCAGGACGTCCTGGGCACGGCGGCACCGCCCGGCCCTGAGGCCGGTTTCTTCGCCCTGGGCGGTACATCGCTGGACATCACGCGCGTGGTCAAGAGCGTGCGGGTCCGCTTCGGGGTCCGGGTGAACGCGGTGCGGATGATGCGGGCGGAGAGCCTGGCCGGCCAGGCGGCGCTGGTACGGGCCGCTGTCACCGCCGCCACCGGGGAGCCGGCACCGGGCCCCGGTCGGGAGCCGGTGCCGGGGCCCGGCCCCGCACCGGAGCCCGGTTCGGTATCCGAGCCCGACTCGGCATCGGAGCCCGGCCCGGCGCCGGAACTCGGCTCGGAATCGGACCGGCCGCTTCCGGCCCAGAAGCCGGGACCGCGACCGGGACCCGGACCGGAACCGGTCCCTCAGCCTTAA